The proteins below are encoded in one region of Aquisphaera giovannonii:
- a CDS encoding molybdopterin-dependent oxidoreductase, whose amino-acid sequence MDPSYLGGFGPLGFPLWVRVTHWFNFLFLTLLARSGLAILAAHPKLYWNIHSRPGSEWIRFTRKALPADRMWCSTDEEVEAPSWLALPGGKGLGLGRYWHFFNAMAWPLCGLVYVTLMFATPQWRRLVPTSWEVLPDAWRTLVAYLQFQQPGPHPPYSYDPRLPFNSLQQLTYFGLIFGLVPFEIATGLAQSPSILGRLPWVERAFGRGGRQAARSIHFLGLAAFAGFLVVHVFMVAWHGFAAEMDKMVLGREEATGSWLGAWLGLGIVAAVVAIHAAANHASARHRRATHRALAAVVDPVRRNTLHRLVSVQDYRESEVSPYFRLNGYPPIAAYPQAQGGDQTYERLLGGGFADYRLEVGGLVKCPLSLSLDDLRAMARQDQTTLHHCIQGWTSIGRWSGVPIGEVLDRCRPSPEARYLVFRSFGMHEYTGKPYYKCVAMEIGRHPQAILAYELNGERLPLQHGAPLRARFETKLGFKMVKFLRSIEVVDDYRRVGDGLGGSREDEQQFDMGAEI is encoded by the coding sequence ATGGATCCGTCCTACCTCGGCGGCTTCGGGCCGCTCGGCTTTCCGCTCTGGGTCCGGGTCACGCACTGGTTCAACTTCCTCTTCCTCACGCTGCTGGCCCGCAGCGGCCTGGCGATCCTGGCGGCGCACCCGAAGCTCTACTGGAACATCCACAGCCGGCCGGGGAGCGAGTGGATCCGATTCACCCGCAAGGCGCTGCCCGCCGACCGGATGTGGTGCTCGACCGACGAGGAGGTGGAGGCCCCGTCCTGGCTCGCGTTGCCGGGCGGAAAGGGCCTGGGGCTGGGCCGCTACTGGCATTTCTTCAACGCGATGGCCTGGCCCCTGTGCGGCCTGGTCTACGTGACGCTGATGTTCGCCACGCCCCAGTGGAGACGGCTGGTGCCCACGTCGTGGGAAGTTCTGCCCGACGCCTGGCGGACCCTCGTGGCCTACCTCCAGTTCCAGCAACCGGGGCCGCACCCGCCGTATTCCTACGATCCCCGGCTGCCGTTCAACTCGCTCCAGCAGCTCACGTACTTCGGCCTGATCTTCGGATTGGTCCCGTTCGAGATCGCCACCGGCCTGGCGCAGTCGCCGTCGATCCTGGGCCGCCTGCCGTGGGTGGAGCGGGCGTTCGGCCGGGGGGGCAGGCAGGCGGCGCGGAGCATCCACTTCCTGGGCCTGGCCGCCTTCGCCGGATTCCTGGTGGTCCACGTCTTCATGGTCGCCTGGCACGGGTTCGCCGCGGAGATGGACAAGATGGTCCTGGGGCGGGAGGAGGCCACCGGATCGTGGCTGGGGGCCTGGCTCGGCCTGGGGATCGTCGCCGCGGTCGTGGCGATCCATGCGGCGGCGAACCACGCCTCGGCGAGGCACCGACGCGCCACGCATCGGGCCCTGGCGGCGGTCGTCGATCCCGTGCGGCGGAACACGCTGCACAGGCTCGTGTCCGTGCAGGACTACCGGGAGTCGGAGGTATCCCCCTATTTCCGGCTCAACGGGTATCCTCCGATCGCGGCGTATCCCCAGGCGCAGGGAGGCGATCAGACCTACGAGCGGTTGCTGGGCGGGGGCTTCGCCGATTACCGGCTGGAGGTCGGCGGGCTGGTCAAGTGCCCGCTGAGTCTGTCCCTGGATGACCTCAGGGCAATGGCACGCCAGGACCAGACGACGCTGCACCACTGCATCCAGGGCTGGACGTCGATCGGCCGGTGGTCCGGCGTCCCGATCGGCGAGGTCCTCGACCGGTGTCGACCGAGCCCGGAGGCGAGGTACCTGGTCTTCCGCTCCTTCGGGATGCATGAATACACGGGCAAGCCTTACTACAAGTGCGTGGCGATGGAGATCGGACGCCATCCGCAGGCGATCCTGGCGTACGAGCTGAACGGCGAGCGGCTGCCGCTCCAGCACGGGGCGCCGCTCAGGGCGCGGTTCGAGACGAAGCTCGGCTTCAAGATGGTCAAGTTCCTGAGGTCGATCGAGGTGGTCGACGACTATCGCAGGGTCGGCGACGGCCTGGGCGGGTCGCGCGAGGACGAGCAGCAATTCGACATGGGCGCCGAAATCTGA
- a CDS encoding MBL fold metallo-hydrolase codes for MATHARAIEAEPTHEGGWPRDVTRDVAYLRTAIVNVVFFGAERARDWVLIDAGIPGSAWTILSAADRRYGPGARPSAIILTHGHFDHVGALHTLATRWDVPVYAHPLELAYLTGRSPYPPPDPSVGGGLMAAVSWAYPRGPIDLSGRVRPLPEDGLVPGMPGWRWVATPGHTPGHVSLFRDGDRTLIAGDAFVTVKQESALAVMSQAPEIHGPPAYYTQDWPAARHSVRVLDGLAPERAVTGHGVPLGGRQLREGLHALAEHFDELAIPPRGRYVGSPARADARGTVSVPPDPTSPWPRVIGGFAIGAVVGTILSSPRLRSRG; via the coding sequence ATGGCGACGCATGCGAGGGCGATCGAGGCCGAGCCGACGCACGAGGGGGGCTGGCCGCGTGACGTCACCCGGGACGTGGCGTACCTGCGTACGGCCATCGTGAACGTGGTGTTCTTCGGCGCCGAGCGGGCCCGCGACTGGGTCCTGATCGACGCCGGCATCCCGGGATCGGCATGGACCATCCTGTCGGCGGCCGACCGTCGGTACGGGCCCGGGGCGAGGCCGTCGGCGATCATCCTGACGCACGGGCATTTCGACCATGTCGGTGCACTCCACACCCTCGCGACCAGGTGGGATGTCCCGGTCTACGCGCACCCGCTGGAGCTCGCGTACCTGACGGGGAGGTCCCCGTACCCGCCTCCCGACCCGTCCGTCGGCGGGGGCCTCATGGCCGCGGTCTCGTGGGCCTATCCCCGCGGCCCGATCGATCTCTCCGGCCGGGTCCGCCCGCTGCCGGAGGACGGCCTGGTCCCCGGGATGCCCGGCTGGCGATGGGTCGCCACGCCGGGGCACACGCCGGGTCATGTCTCCCTCTTCAGGGACGGCGACCGGACCCTCATCGCCGGGGACGCCTTCGTCACGGTCAAGCAGGAATCGGCGCTGGCGGTGATGAGCCAGGCGCCGGAGATCCACGGCCCGCCGGCCTACTACACGCAGGACTGGCCCGCCGCGAGGCACTCGGTCCGGGTGCTGGACGGGCTGGCCCCGGAACGTGCGGTCACGGGCCATGGCGTCCCGCTCGGCGGACGACAACTCCGCGAGGGGCTCCACGCCCTGGCCGAGCACTTCGATGAGCTGGCGATCCCGCCTCGCGGGCGTTACGTCGGCTCCCCGGCGAGGGCCGATGCAAGGGGGACCGTCTCCGTCCCTCCCGACCCCACGAGCCCGTGGCCCCGCGTGATCGGCGGGTTCGCAATCGGGGCGGTCGTCGGGACGATCCTCTCTTCGCCCCGGCTTCGCTCGCGTGGATGA
- a CDS encoding CBS domain-containing protein produces the protein MITEGRRDPAARAGLSGGGRTVAELMRTDFRSCNASTPIPEVAAALLQSRCPVLAVTRAQVPIGIVTGRGLASALADRGGDLSGLTAADVMAEDAPTIPMNASAEEAAGRLAGADGGLLAVDEDGLLKGVVTPEEVRPAPGPRAGDPAAEIKASKSQAQPHPWDSPAGAHPEPVPLVTPADMVNPMLAVADVMMASPRTCSPESTVLEAVLIFRDAGCGAVPVTEGGKPVGILTDRDVALASARGGGPVGATVGDLMTRDVASIAPDATLADAIVAFRARGVRRLLVVHGEGVLAGILSWADLIGHVSERGLGHVVAGIESRRGA, from the coding sequence ATGATAACTGAAGGGCGTCGGGACCCGGCCGCGCGGGCCGGCCTCTCGGGCGGGGGGCGCACCGTCGCCGAGCTGATGCGGACCGACTTCCGGTCGTGCAATGCGTCCACGCCGATCCCGGAGGTCGCCGCGGCCCTGCTCCAGTCCCGCTGCCCGGTCCTGGCGGTCACGCGCGCCCAGGTCCCGATCGGCATCGTCACGGGGCGCGGCCTGGCGTCGGCGCTGGCCGACCGCGGGGGCGACCTGTCGGGCCTCACCGCCGCGGACGTGATGGCCGAGGACGCCCCCACGATCCCGATGAACGCGTCGGCCGAGGAGGCGGCGGGCCGGCTCGCCGGGGCCGACGGCGGGCTCCTCGCCGTCGACGAGGATGGATTGCTCAAGGGGGTCGTGACCCCGGAGGAGGTCCGTCCGGCCCCGGGCCCGCGCGCGGGCGATCCGGCCGCGGAGATCAAGGCCTCGAAGTCGCAGGCCCAGCCGCACCCCTGGGATTCCCCCGCCGGGGCGCACCCCGAGCCGGTCCCGCTGGTCACCCCCGCGGACATGGTCAACCCCATGCTCGCGGTCGCCGACGTGATGATGGCCTCGCCGCGCACCTGCTCCCCGGAGAGCACCGTCCTCGAGGCGGTCCTGATCTTCCGCGACGCCGGCTGCGGCGCCGTGCCGGTCACCGAGGGCGGCAAGCCGGTGGGCATCCTGACCGACCGCGACGTGGCGTTGGCGTCCGCGCGAGGCGGCGGCCCGGTCGGCGCGACCGTCGGGGACCTGATGACGCGAGACGTCGCGTCCATCGCCCCCGACGCGACGCTCGCCGACGCCATCGTCGCCTTCCGCGCGCGCGGCGTCCGGCGCCTGCTGGTCGTCCATGGTGAAGGCGTCCTGGCCGGCATCCTGAGCTGGGCCGACCTGATCGGCCACGTCTCCGAGCGCGGACTGGGGCACGTCGTGGCCGGGATTGAATCCCGCCGCGGGGCCTAG
- a CDS encoding HPP family protein: MAEAAENPGPAAKRAVTLPDPIWAPLAVGGLLLAVGLIGLAAGQPWLFPSLGPTAFLQAEEPGKPGSRFYNTVAGHLIGFAAGALAVWVLGASGAPSVLADKELTGIRVGAAAISGVLTMLGLTLLRASHPPAAATMLLVALGGFEPSWRSAAIVGAGVVILAVLGEGVRYVRREIVVPPAR; the protein is encoded by the coding sequence ATGGCCGAGGCGGCCGAGAATCCGGGGCCCGCCGCGAAGCGGGCCGTGACCCTGCCCGATCCGATCTGGGCGCCCCTGGCCGTGGGGGGCCTCCTGCTGGCCGTGGGGCTGATCGGCCTGGCGGCGGGGCAGCCGTGGCTCTTCCCCAGCCTCGGGCCGACGGCCTTCCTCCAGGCCGAGGAGCCGGGCAAGCCGGGCTCCCGCTTCTACAACACGGTCGCGGGCCACCTCATCGGCTTCGCGGCCGGCGCCCTGGCCGTCTGGGTGCTCGGCGCCTCGGGCGCGCCGTCGGTCCTCGCGGACAAGGAGCTGACCGGGATCCGCGTCGGCGCCGCGGCGATCTCGGGCGTGCTGACGATGCTCGGCCTGACGCTGCTCCGGGCCTCGCACCCGCCGGCCGCCGCCACCATGCTCCTGGTCGCCCTCGGCGGCTTCGAGCCGAGCTGGCGGAGCGCGGCGATCGTCGGAGCCGGCGTTGTTATCCTCGCCGTCCTCGGCGAGGGCGTGCGGTACGTCCGGCGCGAGATCGTCGTCCCGCCGGCCCGGTAG